The following coding sequences lie in one Zingiber officinale cultivar Zhangliang chromosome 2B, Zo_v1.1, whole genome shotgun sequence genomic window:
- the LOC122046120 gene encoding UDP-glucuronic acid decarboxylase 6-like, giving the protein MATEAANGNNHVVAKPPPTPSPLRNSKFLQSNMRILVTGGAGFIGSHLVDKLMENEKNDVIVADNYFTGSKDNLRKWIGHPRFELIRHDITEPLLAEVDQIYHLACPASPIFYKHNPVKTIKTNVIGTLNMLGLAKRVGARILLTSTSEVYGDPLQHPQTEEYWGNVNPIGVRSCYDEGKRVAETLMFDYHRQHGIEIRIARIFNTYGPRMNIDDGRVVSNFIAQALRGEPLTVQAPGTQTRSFCYVSDMVDGLIRLMEGENTGPINIGNPGEFTMMELAEIVKELIEPSVTIQLVENTPDDPRQRKPDITKANQLLGWAPKVTLREGLPLMEEDFRKRLGVPKKA; this is encoded by the exons ATGGCGACAGAAGCAGCTAACGGGAATAATCATGTTGTGGCAAAGCCGCCTCCCACCCCTTCCCCTCTGCGCAATTCGAAATTTTTGCAG TCCAATATGCGGATCTTGGTAACTGGTGGAGCTGGTTTCATTGGATCTCATTTGGTGGATAAACTGATGGAGAATGAGAAGAATGAC GTGATTGTTGCAGACAATTATTTCACTGGTTCCAAAGACAATCTTAGAAAATGGATTGGTCATCCAAGATTTGAGCTGATTCGTCATG ATATCACTGAGCCCTTATTGGCGGAGGTCGACCAGATATATCACTTGGCTTGCCCTGCTTCACCAATTTTCTATAAGCACAATCCTGTGAAG ACGATTAAGACAAATGTCATTGGCACATTGAACATGTTGGGACTGGCAAAGCGAGTGGGTGCAAG GATTTTATTGACTTCAACCTCAGAGGTGTATGGGGATCCACTGCAACATCCTCAGACAGAAGAATACTGGGGCAATGTTAATCCCATTG GTGTCCGGAGCTGCTATGATGAAGGGAAGCGAGTGGCGGAGACCTTGATGTTTGATTACCATAGGCAGCATGGCATAG AGATCCGGATTGCTAGAATCTTTAACACCTATGGACCGCGCATGAACATCGATGATGGTCGTGTTGTCAGTAACTTCATTGCCCAAGCACTACG TGGTGAGCCTTTGACAGTTCAGGCCCCAGGAACACAGACTCGGAGTTTCTGTTATGTCTCTGATATG GTTGATGGACTAATCCGGCTGATGGAAGGAGAAAACACAGGGCCTATTAACATAGGAAATCCTG GTGAATTTACAATGATGGAACTCGCTGAGATTGTGAAGGAG TTAATTGAGCCATCAGTGACGATTCAACTTGTCGAGAACACCCCCGACGATCCTCGTCAGAGGAAGCCTGACATCACAAAAGCAAACCAACTTCTTGGATGGGCTCCCAAGGTTACTCTGCGAGAAGGTTTACCTTTAATGGAAGAAGATTTCAGGAAAAGGCTGGGTGTGCCTAAGAAAGCATGA